Within the Eucalyptus grandis isolate ANBG69807.140 chromosome 1, ASM1654582v1, whole genome shotgun sequence genome, the region TCTATCGGTAATAGTTGTCAAATCATGTTCTTCTCCGGTGCGCACTCAACAATGAAGGCATATGAAACATTGGGCAGAATTCTATTTCTCCGTATGGGATTTTCTTTCCATACTGCTAAATTTTGATGAGTATTGATAAGCATAAAaattgttgataaaaaaaatgactggtaattattatattttcagGTAACTTGTTAATAAACTTACTAACATAATTACGAAATTGTCAACATATTCTTTAGAGTTTgcaaattagtaattttttttactaacttTGTTTGAACAATTTTTGCGGTAAGTCTTCGATTAGAgtcttcaaaatatttcaagagGCACCAAGAGAGCACGCAATTGGAAAAACGGTTAATATTCAGTCGTAAAATTGATGTCGATAAACTAGGAAGCATTAAAACACAAGGCGGTTATGCAGGAGAAGGCAAGTTGGATACATAAGGAATGTGCCTAAACTAACTCTTAAAGAAATTATAAACCTAGAGTGATCTATCAGCTTTTGTTAGAGTAAACTACTAAGTAATTTTGAGTTACCGACTCTCATTTGAGTTATCTACCGGtgtttaaataatattttttaatttgctaACGTTTTTTAACTGAGTTACCAagttttttttgggtcttggtTAGCAACTCATTGCGCTTACCAATTCTTTGGAGATTACACCACCTAAATTAGCATGTttcacaaacttttcttccatTAAATTACTACATAATATTAGGTTATTAATACTCATTTGAATTACTTACTAATAGTTATTTCTAACTTATGAGTAATTATAACATACTTTGATGTAGTAATCACAAGTTTACACAAACCGTTTTCTAAACCATTGATAGAGAGTGCGCTGGTCATAACTCTTAAATTAATGGTGGATAAATCCACTTATGTAAAATTTCCTTTATTCCGACCACGCAAGGTCTAATTTTTTCCAGcgtttatttgcatttttgagTGATGTAACGCCTTAAATTTACCagatttttcaaagaaattacCGCATCAATTAAAGTGACTTAACAACTTTTTTTCTAGCTAAGTTACCAATTATTTTTGGATTCGATCTTAGTAagaatgataaataaaaaatagtttgagataGCGAATATCGATAATTCGTAAACTGttaataaaatttagaaatttcatGTTGAAATCTATCTGCACGTGAAagctttttacatttttttaggAACGAAACAATAGAATCATCTTTTGGATGCTTCTCACAAACAACGAGCGTTTTGAGGTTCCACGGAGCACTCCAAATGATCATTTCCTTTGGATGATACTAAGAATTGAGTCATATAGTGTCGTAGATAAGCAATATTAGGCAACGATTGgcttttcttttagaaaaatgattatgtgataaattttaatttactgTGAGAATAACAGTCTATTTtaaaccacaaaaaatcaaatattaaattattatgaatTGTTATGGGATTTacttctttaagaatttatgaTTTACAACAAACTATTATTTTTATAGTATCTTAAAGGTTATTATGCTAGCAAAGTCCTTTCTTTTAAAGTACTTAAGTTAGCTATTTTATTAGTAGCTAACTTAAAGGTTATTATGCTAGCAAAGTCCTTTCTTTTAATGTACTTAAGTTAGCTATTTTATTAGTAGTCACCTTTCATATCGCTTCAGTTATATTACATGCTCGATTTCTTTCAAGAACTCTGAGGATGTATGAGATTAAGAGACACAGGCATGTAAAGTAGCTATACCCAAGAAAATTAGATCATTGGGcatgatttataaattaaaatgtCGATTGTCGCTCGAATGATTATTAACAATCTCCTGcgaaatgaaagggaaaaaaaaagggagctGTCCTTTGTTAACAAGGACAATgagatagaaaataattgcagcAAAGAGAGGTAGCAACAAGAACTTTGTAATAGCAAAGACCATcgattaatattaatatttgagGCTGTTGATGAGGGACAGCCCATTGCTAGTGATCCTGGCAACGTTTTCAATGTAGCTCTGAATCTTTCTCTTCACGCCCGCGCTCACCTTCCTCTCGGCAATCCCGTCCGTGCACGTGATCTCGTCCGTGATTGCGGCGCTCACCCATGTCTTCACGTTAGCCATCTGGAAGGCCACATCGTCCTTCGCGGCTGAAGACACGTTGGCCATTGTCTTGATCGACTGCTTGAGCTCATCGATGGTGTCGCCGAGGTTCTCGATGCAGTCCTTCACGATGCTGGCCTCGGCCTTGGTGAGGCTGCGCTTCTTGGAGAGGGTGGTGACCAGGGAGGAGGTGTTGCGCGCGGCCTGGAGGGAGACGGAGAGGGCGCAGTTGCAGAGCTTCCAGGGGTTGGAGCGGACGACGGAGGCGTAGGAGGAGAGGTACTTGTTGCAGAGCTTAGGGTACGTGGTGGTGCTGCATGAGGTCTTAATGAAGTTGGAATCTTTGCCATTcctcgaggaggaggaagaagaagaagaagcagcagcagacGTGATTGCACTCATGTTGGCGaccaagagaaggaaaatggcAAGAAAATGGAGGTTGGTGgcttccatctctctctctctctctctctctctctatctctatgcGCTTTGGTATCGAGATCGAGATAGAGATGTGGGGGGTTCTTATACGGGCGTGCGTCAGGTTCATTTCTGGTGGATTTGCATCCGGAGCGACATTCAGTTTCCGAAAAGTTGTAATGGGAGAACGTGCATGTGAGAGTGGCCGATAAGTAAGACCAGTTATAAATCCTATGCACATGCTAAAGACAATTTTAAATCGGTCATTATTCCATTTTAGTGGTGTATGATAAGCCTCGAGAACCACGGGATCTCAAGTCATATATTCTTTACTCAACACAATCATTACGGGCCAAGTCATGGGGAAGTACCTCTTTGTGAATTCTCTAGTGCGAAATTAAATGAACCATTTTCCACTAAATCAAGAACTAAATTTAATCCAGCGCGAAAGCTTATCTGGCATATTACTtaatggaaaaaggaaaaaggagtatCGCAATTTGAATTGTGTTAgtcaagaaaatgaatgaataagcATCCCCGTGCCACGCCCATAGTTTCCAGAGTGTACAGGGGGAAATGTGAACAAAAGTGTGAAATCGGGTTGTGTCCACGGATCTCTGCATGCAACAAAAATTACGAGATCGAAGATCTCATTGTTGACCTCAGCTTTCATGGCAAACGCACGAATGAATTGTTTGAGGCCGAAAATCCTCTTTTAGATGgttaaacaatcattttttttttaggtcttCGAATGTACATGCCCCTATTGATAGAACCAACGATCATATGATGAACTCTAGGCATAAAAGAGACATGATTTCGGTAGCGAAGCAATTCGGCAATTTAGCTCTAGACAATATTGCGACTCTAAAGTAGCCTATAATTTGACTTAAGCATGATGCTTTGTGTATCATAACCATGTTGAACGTAGTGTCTTAGACGAGTTTGGAGTTAAGATCATGTTGATAGGGTGAtctaaattttggaaaaatgaatgGTGATACATGAATAGATAGAAAATCACCCTTTCAAAGTTTGCTAGCCTATCTAATAAGCAATTAAGGGGAAAATCGAGTCATTCAACCACAGCATATGAACTTGATGATCCCCCATTGATTATATAATTTATCTCAATGATTCAAAATGAAGGTCGACTACCAAAATTGAGTCATTATCATCATAAGTCTAGAGAATCCATGTGATTGAAAGGAACGATGGCTCAAAATAGTAGATGTATGGACACATTTCGTGCACTATGAGTGACCTATTTTTGGATAGCATATTGTTAGATCTGGTGGGATCActgccaactattctaaaagttgttagatgaatgtatgatttattatttgaatattctaacactcccttTCATGTTTAGTCTGGTCTTTTTGCATAGTACTAAGTGTGGAAAGTTAATTAGGGGAGGCAAATAGGGCTTAGAAATGTTCGAATTTAGGACCTCCAACTCTGATACTATCTTAGATTTGGTGAGTTCACTGCAAATTTTTCTAAAGaattaagctattagatgaatgcgtagtttattatttaaatgttcTAATACATATAAAAATTGAATACACACGAGAGAGGGTGACTGAGGTACATTGGGCATATTAATCTTCTTCTAGTTGGGAAAGGGGAAAATTAcctaaaaaaatcacaaatctattatatttgtgttaattcattcataaacttttcaatttggctaattcaatcctaaacttattacacttatactaattcaattttagacattttaattatatcaaataactaaaccttttgatgatttttcaatttagccCTAAACCTTTTGGCAATTTGCTAATTTCgtcatttcaaccaattttgatcgaaaatagCTCAGATGGCGGTCTAGTCAATATTGGTTGTCCTACGTGATACAACCGGcgttgacataaataatttttttttttttaaaaaatctttcaaatttttatgaagtttttatttattttttttttttttttttttaccaacgCTAGGCTGGCAAGGGCCTTtgagcccttgcctagattcaAGTGAGGGTTGCGACATggccctcgcccatggctggcAAACTTGTGACACCTTGTCTAGACCAGGCCCaaggttggaaaaaaaaaaaagaaagaaagagaaagggaaagtagaatattaataaaaatttataaattgataaaaaaagttGTTAATATTAGTGCCTCCCGTACCGCATAAGATGGCCCACGTTAGAGATTCAccgtcaaaattgattggaataactaaggtttagaattaaattggtataatagAAGAGTTTAGGACTAAATGAGTATAAATTTAACAAgtctatgactaaattgataaattgaaaggtttatgattg harbors:
- the LOC104449588 gene encoding 21 kDa protein, with protein sequence MEATNLHFLAIFLLLVANMSAITSAAASSSSSSSSRNGKDSNFIKTSCSTTTYPKLCNKYLSSYASVVRSNPWKLCNCALSVSLQAARNTSSLVTTLSKKRSLTKAEASIVKDCIENLGDTIDELKQSIKTMANVSSAAKDDVAFQMANVKTWVSAAITDEITCTDGIAERKVSAGVKRKIQSYIENVARITSNGLSLINSLKY